One segment of Solanum stenotomum isolate F172 chromosome 1, ASM1918654v1, whole genome shotgun sequence DNA contains the following:
- the LOC125856752 gene encoding uncharacterized protein LOC125856752 — MSQQESSKRNKRAKNKTYAKPGSLSFLANKKRRLLTTNEFFQAIESEKGQLLKLIEKQPVAPQSEANGQSVEEQPLEQSREQPLEQPREQQPVEDQVQMNSVTPPTGEQPEEQAEGVSSKNKRGQTQMHNVHARKERKLILLNRLNQPVGPTKDVVTELSSFLGTLARNATLCPFDIFDWRSMDTKKDLWDYTKEKYIIPEAAKDWALVTIREAWRRHRSDLKINYYDPYDNDEIRMAKKPGHIPECQFRELLKYWKSEKFKKMSETNTKNRKKLMNPHTAGKKSFALIRSKLEKEKESVSAKELFVVTRRRKPGRLYKASNENTTSKIEMQERMQKMEKQMEEQRRTMRQEVIADVVAQLQHAGLIDPNILAALSVPSPREATSAQTAEQGDDIEEGDESSTEDLT; from the exons ATGAGTCAACAAGAGTcttcaaaaagaaacaaaagagcAAAAAATAAGACATATGCTAAACCTGGATCATTATCATTCTTGGCAAATAAAAAACGACGGTTATTGACAACAAATGAATTTTTTCAAGCTATAGAGTCAGAGAAAGGACAGCTgcttaaattaattgaaaaacaaCCAGTAGCACCACAATCTGAAGCTAATGGACAATCTGTAGAGGAGCAGCCTCTTGAGCAGTCTCGTGAACAGCCTCTTGAGCAGCCTCGTGAGCAGCAACCTGTAGAAGATCAAGTGCAAATGAACTCTGTCACTCCTCCAACTGGTGAACAACCTGAAGAACAAG CTGAAGGTGTTTCCAGTAAAAACAAAAGAGGTCAAACGCAAATGCATAATGTACATGCACGAAAAGAGCGTAAATTGATCTTATTGAATAGGCTAAATCAACCAGTTGGCCCTACTAAGGACGTTGTGACAGAGTTAAGTAGCTTCCTAGGTACATTGGCAAGAAACGCGACTCTTTGCCCATTTGATATATTTGATTGGAGGAGCATGGATACTAAAAAGGATTTATGGGATTACACTAAG GAGAAATACATTATTCCTGAAGCTGCAAAAGATTGGGCTTTGGTAACAATTCGAGAGGCTTGGAGAAGGCATAGAAGTGACTTGAAGATAAATTATTACGATCCATATGACAATGATGAAATTCGAATGGCAAAAAAGCCTGGTCATATTCCAGAATGTCAGTTTAGAGAGCTCCTTAAATATTGGAAGTCTGAGAAATTCAAG AAAATGTCTGAAACAAATACTAAGAACCGGAAAAAGCTGATGAATCCACACACAGCAGGCAAAAAAAGTTTTGCTTTAATCCGTAGTAAATTG gaaaaagaaaaggaatctGTATCCGCTAAGGAGCTCTTTGTGGtcacaagaagaagaaaacctGGTCGTTTGTACAAGGCATCGAATGAGAACACAACTAGTAAAATTG AAATGCAAGAAAGGATGCAAAAAATGGAGAAACAAATGGAAGAACAAAGGAGAACTATGCGACAAGAAGTAATTGCAGATGTAGTTGCACAACTTCAGCATGCAGGATTAATTGATCCTAACATTCTAGCAGCATTGTCTGTTCCTTCCCCAAGAGAAGCTACTTCTGCTCAAACAGCCGAGCAAG GTGATGATATCGAAGAAGGAGATGAAAGTAGTACTGAAGACTTGACATAG
- the LOC125856760 gene encoding uncharacterized protein LOC125856760, translating into MDVGDKSWMDLRRSTDEYIHGVNDFLDKAFERASQGDEILCPCKKCFNRYWHCRNVVEDHLICHGFVHGYTKWVFHGEGFSSRNTPHPTNDDENFDRQDGIDKLLQDTFRNVADDLRHEGVREGLSEDAKRFFKLVEEGKQELYPGCKNFSKLNFTIRLYLFKCIHKLSNVAFSDLLDLIKEAFPFAQIPESFYKAKKVIKDLGLHYEKIHACTNDCMLFWNDTAKLDKCSVCGSSRWKNVRDDLTNKVTKIPAKVLRYFPLKPRLQRIFMCSETSVAMRWHDTERPKDGNLRHPADGEAWKDFDSLHPDFASDSRNVRLGLSSDGFNPFRTMSISHSTWPVMLMNYNLSPWICMKSEYIMLSMIIPGPSSPGNDIDVYLQPLIAELKELWEVGVETYDIVTNQTFMMRAALLWTISDFPALAMLSGWSTKGKWACPTCNHNTYSQYLKHSHKMCYLGHRAFLPHDHPYRRDKKSFNGKEEHKVAPTPLSGVQILEELREFNNVFGKGQKKRKRKNDGPWKKKSIFFELPYWATNKLRHNLDVMHIEKNICDSLLGTLLDILGKSKDHINSRYDLHEMGIRKELQPVKDCDTGNIHLAKACFSMKPDEKRLFCTVLKDAKLPKGFASNISSRVQIEDMKVSGYKSHDAHFILHYLIQVAVRKVLPKNVSLILIRLGNYFRAICSKVIRRIDLDKLKAEIIDIECELEKIFPPSFFDIMTHLPIHLVDEIKLGGPTHLRWMYSTERTMCDFKGLVRNRKNPEGAIVEGFSAIECLTFISRYLPDMVKTTFSRYQTEDDEDIQTGEGDASPLFPKTGHPIGSMNKRKGKTFNMEHNEWFEAHRYALFNTGDEKVETFIKEHKNLIDNRTRGNAWVKAQIHSREFSDWFRDKVKNIEVSNHLRWLAKGPNFVAKRYTGYFINGYRFHTKTRDVPCKTQNSGVTLSATTDSFASARDQNPIDGMVIYYGIIQDIIEIDYWGCFSVVLFRCDWFHNEVDEYGLTRVYFNKKCSTNDPFVLASQVHQVFYVEDPIEKNVYYARHKVPVDLYDLEEENCPNIEETFWRETNDDIGSSERVLDVDVRWSREDLPVDIIDLSALAQHSEDVTMQTSEEEDDFDDTDWDWMEADD; encoded by the exons ATGGATGTTGGAGATAAAAGTTGGATGGATCTCCGAAGATCCACCGATGAGTATATCCATGGAGTTAATGATTTCCTAGATAAGGCATTTGAACGAGCTTCCCAAGGAGATGAAATATTATGTCCTTGTAAGAAATGCTTTAATCGTTATTGGCATTGTCGAAATGTGGTGGAGGATCACTTGATTTGTCATGGATTTGTTCATGGATACACCAAATGGGTTTTTCACGGAGAAGGGTTTTCCTCAAGAAATACGCCACATCCAACCAATGATGATGAAAATTTCGACAGGCAAGACGGTATTGATAAACTACTTCAAGATACTTTTAGAAATGTCGCAGATGACTTGAGGCATGAAGGAGTAAGAGAGGGACTATCTGAAGATGCAAAGAGATTCTTTAAATTAGTGGAAGAAGGGAAACAAGAGTTGTATCCGGGGTGTAAGAACTTTTCTAAGTTGAATTTCACCATTCGATTATACTTGTTTAAATGCATTCACAAGTTGAGTAATGTAGCCTTTTCAGATTTGTTAGACTTGATAAAAGAGGCATTTCCCTTTGCTCAGATACCTGAGTCTTTCTACAAGGCAAAAAAGGTGATAAAAGATTTGGGTCTTCATTATGAAAAAATTCATGCATGTACTAACGATTGCATGTTATTCTGGAATGACACTGCAAAGTTAGACAAGTGCTCAGTGTGTGGATCTTCTAGATGGAAGAATGTTCGTGATGACTTGACTAATAAGGTCACTAAAATTCCAGCAAAGGTTTTAAGGTACTTTCCTTTAAAGCCTAGGCTTCAGAGGATATTCATGTGTTCTGAAACATCTGTAGCTATGAGATGGCATGATACTGAACGACCCAAAGATGGAAATTTAAGACATCCTGCTGATGGAGAAGCTTGGAAGGATTTTGATTCCTTGCACCCTGACTTTGCTAGTGATTCTCGTAACGTTAGATTGGGTCTTTCAAGTGATGGTTTTAATCCATTTCGAACTATGAGCATTTCCCATAGCACATGGCCGGTTATGTTGATGAATTATAACTTATCACCATGGATTTGCATGAAATCGGAGTATATAATGTTGTCAATGATTATTCCAGGTCCATCGTCTCCTGGAAATGATATTGATGTATACTTACAACCACTGATTGCAGAGTTGAAGGAACTATGGGAAGTGGGAGTGGAAACATATGATATTGTAACTAATCAAACATTTATGATGCGTGCAGCTTTATTGTGGACAATTAGTGATTTTCCAGCATTGGCAATGCTTTCCGGATGGAGTACCAAAGGGAAATGGGCATGCCCCACTTGTAATCATAACACTTATTCCCAATATCTCAAACATAGTCATAAGATGTGTTATTTGGGTCATCGAGCATTTTTGCCTCATGATCATCCATATAGAAGAGATAAAAAATCCTTTAATGGTAAAGAGGAGCATAAAGTTGCACCTACTCCTTTATCAGGCGTacaaattcttgaagaacttcgTGAATTCAATAATGTTTTTGGAAAGggccaaaagaaaagaaaacgaAAGAATGATGGtccatggaaaaaaaaatccatatttTTTGAGTTGCCGTATTGGGCAACAAACAAATTGAGGCATAATCTTGATGTGATGCAcatagagaaaaatatttgtgaCAGTTTGCTTGGGACTTTATTGGATATACTTGGAAAGTCCAAAGATCATATAAATTCTCGCTATGACTTGCATGAGATGGGGATACGCAAAGAGCTTCAACCGGTAAAAGATTGTGATACTGGAAATATTCATTTGGCTAAAGCTTGTTTCTCTATGAAACCAGATGAGAAAAGGTTATTTTGCACTGTTTTAAAAGATGCCAAATTACCAAAAGGATTTGCCTCTAATATATCAAGTCGTGTGCAAATTGAAGATATGAAAGTATCAGGTTACAAAAGCCATGATGCTCATTTTATATTACATTACTTGATCCAGGTTGCTGTTAGAAAAGTGTTGCCCAAGAATGTGTCTTTGATCTTAATAAGGTTGGGGAATTATTTTAGAGCCATATGTAGTAAGGTTATTAGAAGAATCGATCTTGATAAGCTGAAGGCTGAAATCATAGATATAGAATGTGAGCTTGAAAAGATTTTTCCTCCATCCTTTTTTGATATAATGACACATTTGCCTATCCATTTAGTGGATGAAATTAAGCTTGGAGGCCCGACTCATTTGCGTTGGATGTATTCTACTGAAAGAACTATGTGTGACTTCAAGGGGCTTGTTCGTAATCGAAAAAATCCAGAAGGGGCAATAGTAGAGGGTTTTTCAGCTATAGAGTGTTTGACCTTTATTTCGAGATACCTACCTGATATGGTGAAGACAACATTTAGTAGGTATCAAACCGAGGATGATGAGGACATTCAAACAGGGGAAGGTGATGCTTCACCTTTATTTCCTAAGACAGGTCATCCAATTGGAAGTATGAATAAAAGGAAAGGCAAGACTTTTAACATGGAGCATAATGAGTGGTTTGAAGCTCATCGATATGCTTTGTTCAATACTGGAGATGAAAAAGTAGAGACATTCATCAA GGAACATAAGAATTTAATTGATAATCGTACTAGAGGAAATGCATGGGTAAAAGCACAAATCCACAGTAGAGAATTCAGTGATTGGTTTAGggataaagttaaaaatattgaagTGTCCAATCATTTAAGATGGCTAGCTAAAGGGCCTAATTTTGTGGCTAAAAGATATACTGGATATTTCATTAATGGATATAGATTTCATACAAAGACACGGGATGTCCCTTGCAAGACTCAAAATAGTGGAGTGACTTTGTCAGCAACAACAGATAGTTTTGCTAGCGCTAGGGACCAAAATCCTATCGATGGAATGGTTATCTATTATGGAATTATTCAGGATATCATTGAGATTGATTATTGGGGTTGCTTTAGTGTTGTACTTTTTAGATGTGATTGGTTTCATAATGAAGTTGATGAATATGGATTGACTCGCGTATACTTCAATAAAAAATGCAGCACGAATGATCCTTTTGTACTAGCATCTCAAGTGCATCAAGTTTTTTATGTGGAAGACCCAATtgagaaaaatgtatattatGCAAGACATAAAGTTCCAGTGGATTTGTATGATTTGGAGGAAGAGAATTGTCCTAATATTGAAGAAACATTTTGGAGAGAGACTAACGATGACATTGGTTCATCAGAAAGAGTACTCGATGTAGATGTTAGATGGTCGAGAGAAGATCTCCCTGTTGATATCATTGATCTGTCTGCCCTTGCACAACATTCAGAAGATGTAACTATGCAAACATCAGAAGAGGAGGATGACTTTGATGACACTGATTGGGATTGGATGGAGGCTGATGATTGA